In Ancalomicrobiaceae bacterium S20, the following proteins share a genomic window:
- the cysK gene encoding cysteine synthase A — MSVEKSRPGRGRIYGSITETIGDTPIVRLDKIAKDKGVGANLLAKLEFFNPIASVKDRIGVAMIDALEREGKIKPGATLIEPTSGNTGIALAFVAAARGYRLILVMPETMSIERRKMLKLLGAELVLTEGPKGMKGAVAKAEELLAEIPGAVIPQQFQNPANPEIHRNTTAEEIWNDTDGGVDVFVSGIGTGGTITGVGQVLKARKPGVHVVAVEPTASPILSGGQPGPHKIQGIGAGFVPGVLDTHVYDEVVQITNEEAFETARLAARLEGIPVGISSGAAIAAAVKVGQRPEFKGKTIVIIIPSFAERYLSTALFEGLE, encoded by the coding sequence ATGAGCGTCGAGAAAAGCCGTCCGGGTCGCGGGCGCATCTATGGTTCGATCACCGAGACCATCGGCGACACTCCGATCGTGCGCCTCGACAAGATCGCCAAGGACAAGGGCGTCGGCGCCAATCTGCTCGCCAAGCTCGAGTTCTTCAACCCGATCGCGAGCGTCAAGGACCGCATCGGTGTCGCGATGATCGATGCGCTCGAGCGTGAGGGCAAGATCAAGCCCGGCGCGACCCTGATCGAGCCGACCTCCGGAAACACCGGCATCGCGCTCGCCTTCGTCGCCGCCGCCCGCGGCTACCGGCTGATTCTGGTCATGCCGGAGACCATGTCGATCGAGCGCCGCAAGATGCTGAAGCTGCTCGGCGCCGAACTCGTGCTGACCGAGGGCCCGAAGGGCATGAAGGGCGCTGTCGCCAAGGCCGAGGAACTGCTCGCCGAGATCCCCGGCGCGGTGATCCCGCAGCAGTTCCAGAACCCGGCCAATCCGGAGATCCACCGCAACACCACCGCCGAAGAGATCTGGAACGACACCGACGGCGGCGTCGATGTGTTCGTCTCGGGCATCGGCACCGGCGGCACCATCACCGGCGTCGGTCAGGTGCTGAAGGCGCGCAAGCCCGGCGTCCATGTCGTCGCCGTCGAGCCGACCGCCTCGCCTATCCTCTCGGGTGGCCAGCCCGGCCCGCACAAGATCCAGGGCATCGGCGCTGGCTTCGTGCCCGGTGTGCTCGACACCCACGTCTATGACGAGGTCGTCCAGATCACCAACGAGGAGGCCTTCGAGACCGCCCGCCTCGCGGCGCGCCTGGAGGGCATCCCGGTCGGCATCTCCTCGGGTGCTGCGATCGCTGCCGCCGTCAAGGTCGGCCAGCGCCCCGAGTTCAAGGGCAAGACCATCGTGATCATCATCCCGTCCTTCGCCGAGCGCTATCTGTCGACCGCGCTGTTCGAGGGGTTGGAGTGA
- a CDS encoding SMP-30/gluconolactonase/LRE family protein: MQTSPTAEEPAARLVVDARDGLGEGCFWDAETATLWWVDIAREGRLQCYVPATGAHRRFEGLHFPTAIAPRRDGGLIVATMDGLAVFEPDTAHYRIVAHPGPEPEDNRPNDGAADPRGRFFIGTMQQNIGPEGEDLPVSRDSGRLYRIESDLSFTAVAADIGISNSPIWSPDGKIFYFADTKAQVIYAYDYDAETGTIANRRVFSDETRYGFPDGSAMDAEGCLWNARWDAGVILRLAPSGEIDRVVKVPVARPTCCCFGGEEMTTLFVTSSRRGLSEDALAQQPDAGGVFALEVGVVGLPRNKFGG, encoded by the coding sequence ATGCAGACCAGCCCCACGGCCGAGGAACCGGCCGCCCGCCTCGTCGTCGATGCCCGTGACGGGCTCGGCGAAGGGTGTTTCTGGGACGCCGAGACGGCGACGCTCTGGTGGGTCGACATCGCCCGCGAGGGGCGGCTGCAGTGCTACGTCCCAGCGACCGGCGCGCACCGCCGCTTCGAGGGGCTGCATTTCCCGACCGCGATCGCGCCGCGCCGCGACGGCGGCCTGATCGTCGCCACGATGGACGGGCTGGCGGTGTTCGAGCCCGATACGGCGCACTACCGGATCGTCGCGCATCCGGGGCCGGAGCCGGAGGACAACCGCCCCAACGACGGTGCCGCCGATCCGCGCGGCCGCTTCTTCATCGGCACGATGCAGCAGAACATCGGGCCGGAGGGCGAGGATCTGCCGGTCTCGCGCGACAGCGGCCGGCTCTACCGGATCGAGTCGGACCTGTCGTTCACCGCGGTGGCCGCCGACATCGGCATCTCGAACTCGCCGATCTGGTCGCCGGACGGGAAGATCTTCTACTTCGCCGACACCAAGGCGCAGGTGATCTACGCCTACGACTACGACGCCGAAACCGGCACGATCGCCAATCGGCGCGTGTTCTCCGACGAGACGCGCTACGGCTTCCCGGACGGCTCGGCGATGGATGCGGAAGGCTGTCTGTGGAACGCGCGCTGGGATGCCGGCGTGATCCTGCGCCTCGCCCCGAGCGGTGAGATCGATCGCGTCGTCAAGGTGCCGGTCGCGCGGCCGACCTGCTGCTGCTTCGGCGGCGAGGAGATGACGACGCTGTTCGTGACCTCGTCGCGCCGCGGCCTGTCGGAGGATGCGCTCGCGCAGCAGCCGGACGCCGGCGGCGTCTTCGCGCTCGAAGTCGGCGTCGTCGGGTTGCCGCGTAACAAGTTTGGCGGCTAA
- a CDS encoding 2-dehydro-3-deoxy-6-phosphogalactonate aldolase — protein sequence MTFEQAYAAFPLVAILRGVKPGEVIDIAEALVAAGFRLIEVPLNSPDPLTSIATLVRHLGDRAMVGAGTVLDPDMVEQVAATGAKLIVSPNADPAVIGRARALGCSALPGVATPTEAFMALKAGAAALKAFPAEAIPPAAIKAWLAVLPKGTNILPVGGIAPETMASYRVAGATGFGLGSALYKPGQSAAEVGAAAARFATAWAG from the coding sequence ATGACGTTCGAACAGGCCTATGCCGCCTTTCCCCTGGTCGCCATCCTGCGCGGCGTGAAGCCGGGCGAGGTGATCGACATCGCCGAGGCGCTGGTCGCGGCCGGGTTTCGGCTGATCGAGGTGCCGCTCAATTCGCCCGATCCGCTGACGAGCATTGCGACGCTGGTCCGCCATCTCGGCGATCGCGCCATGGTCGGCGCCGGAACGGTGCTCGATCCCGACATGGTCGAGCAGGTCGCCGCGACGGGGGCGAAACTGATCGTTTCGCCGAACGCCGATCCGGCCGTGATCGGCCGGGCGCGCGCGCTCGGCTGTTCGGCGCTGCCGGGTGTCGCGACACCGACGGAGGCGTTCATGGCGCTCAAGGCGGGTGCGGCGGCGCTGAAGGCCTTCCCGGCCGAGGCGATCCCGCCCGCCGCGATCAAGGCATGGCTCGCCGTCCTGCCGAAGGGGACGAACATCCTGCCGGTCGGCGGCATCGCGCCGGAGACCATGGCGTCCTATCGCGTCGCCGGGGCGACCGGCTTCGGGCTCGGCTCGGCGCTCTACAAGCCCGGACAGAGCGCGGCGGAGGTCGGCGCGGCGGCCGCGCGCTTCGCGACCGCGTGGGCCGGCTGA
- a CDS encoding FadR/GntR family transcriptional regulator, whose amino-acid sequence MFNRERANAPGDRPHAPHAPNDRRRLHGSIAHKIGVGIVGGQYAPGEILPNEDDFSEKLDVSRTAYREAIRILAAKGLVESRPKIGTRIRPRTDWNFLDADVLAWLLAAEASPSFVAALYEVRDMVEPRAAELAAQRRTATDLANMTSALAVMRRERLSNVAGQQADLDFHHAILLAAHNEPLVSMSPAIGMTIQWSNQFKGARGQLDQDAFQEHWDVYEAIEKQDGPRAREAMAALIARAQPDTVG is encoded by the coding sequence ATGTTCAACCGAGAGCGCGCCAACGCGCCCGGCGATCGCCCGCACGCCCCGCACGCGCCGAACGATCGACGTCGTCTGCATGGATCGATCGCGCACAAGATCGGCGTCGGCATTGTCGGCGGCCAGTATGCGCCCGGCGAGATCCTGCCCAACGAGGACGACTTCAGCGAGAAGCTCGACGTTTCGCGCACGGCCTATCGCGAGGCGATCCGCATTCTGGCGGCCAAGGGCCTCGTCGAGAGCCGGCCGAAGATCGGCACCCGCATCCGGCCGCGCACCGACTGGAACTTCCTCGATGCCGACGTGCTCGCCTGGCTGCTCGCCGCCGAGGCGAGCCCGTCCTTCGTCGCCGCGCTCTACGAGGTGCGCGACATGGTCGAGCCGCGCGCTGCCGAACTGGCCGCGCAGCGCCGCACCGCCACCGATCTCGCCAACATGACCTCCGCGCTCGCCGTCATGCGGCGCGAGCGGCTGTCCAATGTCGCCGGGCAACAGGCCGATCTCGACTTCCATCACGCCATCCTGCTCGCGGCTCACAACGAGCCGCTGGTCTCGATGTCGCCGGCGATCGGCATGACGATCCAGTGGTCGAACCAGTTCAAGGGCGCCCGTGGCCAGCTCGATCAGGATGCGTTCCAGGAGCACTGGGACGTCTATGAGGCGATCGAGAAGCAGGACGGCCCGCGTGCCCGCGAAGCCATGGCGGCCCTGATCGCCCGCGCCCAGCCCGATACGGTCGGCTGA
- a CDS encoding 2-dehydro-3-deoxygalactonokinase, translated as MPAFSRSRTALSSRCSKREVRPLVDVHGALPILASGMIGSRNGWVEVAYVPCPADLADVAARVVTHHEADWTLHFVPGLDHLGPGDVPDVMRGEEVQVFGAIGAGSGRVVLPGTHSKWVDIAEGRITGFRTFMTGEIFAALRAHTILGRLASGDGFEADGFARGVAAGFASPALLHTLFSIRTLPLTGRLPAEAVVSYLSGMLVGAEFAGATAGGAEMAIGTPIVVIGSSTLAERYRLAAEILGLAVTIGPEDAAARGVAAIARANGLI; from the coding sequence ATGCCGGCATTCTCAAGGTCGCGGACCGCGCTTTCGTCACGGTGCTCGAAGCGCGAGGTCCGACCGCTGGTCGACGTGCATGGCGCGCTGCCGATCCTGGCGAGCGGCATGATCGGCAGTCGCAACGGCTGGGTCGAGGTTGCTTACGTGCCCTGCCCGGCCGACCTCGCGGACGTGGCGGCCAGGGTCGTCACCCACCACGAGGCGGATTGGACGCTGCACTTCGTGCCAGGACTCGACCATCTCGGCCCCGGCGACGTGCCGGATGTCATGCGCGGCGAGGAGGTGCAGGTGTTCGGCGCGATCGGCGCGGGCTCGGGTCGCGTCGTGCTGCCGGGCACGCATTCGAAGTGGGTCGACATCGCCGAGGGGCGAATCACCGGCTTCCGGACCTTCATGACCGGCGAGATCTTCGCGGCGCTGCGCGCGCATACGATTCTCGGCCGTCTCGCCAGCGGCGACGGCTTCGAGGCCGACGGCTTCGCGCGCGGTGTCGCGGCGGGCTTCGCCAGTCCGGCGCTGCTGCACACGCTGTTCAGCATCCGGACCCTGCCGCTGACCGGCCGCTTGCCGGCCGAGGCGGTGGTCTCCTACCTGTCTGGCATGCTGGTCGGCGCCGAATTCGCCGGCGCCACCGCCGGGGGCGCCGAGATGGCGATCGGGACGCCGATCGTCGTGATCGGCTCGTCGACGCTCGCCGAGCGCTATCGCCTCGCCGCCGAGATCCTCGGCCTCGCGGTCACAATCGGCCCGGAGGACGCCGCCGCGCGCGGTGTCGCCGCGATCGCCCGCGCCAACGGTCTCATCTGA
- the dut gene encoding dUTP diphosphatase, translating to MRDVKVDVKRLAHGADLALPAYQTAEAAGLDLAAAVPADAPLVLAPLGRALVPTGLVIALPSGYEAQVRPRSGLAVKHGITVLNAPGTIDADYRGEVKVPLINLGAEPFEIRRGERIAQLVVAPVVQARLVEVSEVTDTARGSGGFGSTGRS from the coding sequence ATGCGGGACGTGAAAGTGGACGTGAAGCGCCTTGCCCATGGCGCCGATCTCGCCCTGCCGGCCTATCAGACCGCCGAGGCCGCCGGCCTCGACCTCGCCGCTGCCGTGCCCGCCGATGCGCCGCTCGTGCTCGCCCCGCTCGGCCGCGCGCTGGTGCCGACCGGCCTCGTGATCGCGCTGCCCTCCGGCTACGAGGCGCAGGTCCGGCCGCGCTCGGGGCTGGCGGTCAAGCACGGCATCACGGTCCTGAACGCGCCCGGCACCATCGACGCCGACTATCGCGGCGAGGTGAAGGTGCCGCTGATCAATCTCGGCGCCGAGCCGTTCGAGATCCGCCGCGGCGAGCGCATCGCCCAGCTGGTTGTCGCTCCCGTCGTGCAGGCCCGGTTGGTCGAGGTCTCGGAAGTCACCGACACGGCGCGCGGCAGTGGCGGCTTCGGCTCGACCGGCCGGTCCTGA